One genomic segment of Mycolicibacterium psychrotolerans includes these proteins:
- a CDS encoding nitroreductase family deazaflavin-dependent oxidoreductase yields the protein MADPQPPWWLKPLNKVLMAASRVGLIKDGPMVLTVTGRKSGQPRSTPITPFEVDGKRYVVGGFPGADWVRNAQADPHAMLTRGKVREPVRMVELPAEEARPLLRQFPILVPTGLSFMKNAGLVTGPNPDEFEALAGRCSVFRFDSV from the coding sequence ATGGCAGATCCCCAGCCGCCGTGGTGGCTCAAGCCGTTGAACAAGGTCCTGATGGCCGCCTCGCGCGTCGGGCTGATCAAAGACGGGCCGATGGTGCTCACCGTGACGGGCCGAAAGTCCGGCCAGCCGCGGTCGACCCCCATCACGCCGTTCGAGGTCGACGGGAAGCGTTATGTCGTCGGCGGCTTCCCCGGCGCCGACTGGGTGCGTAACGCACAGGCCGACCCGCACGCGATGCTGACGCGCGGCAAGGTGCGCGAACCGGTGCGGATGGTCGAGTTGCCCGCCGAGGAGGCCCGCCCGCTACTGCGGCAGTTCCCGATCCTGGTGCCGACCGGGCTGAGCTTCATGAAGAACGCGGGACTGGTCACCGGACCGAACCCGGATGAGTTCGAGGCGCTGGCCGGGCGCTGCTCGGTGTTCCGGTTCGATAGCGTCTGA
- a CDS encoding HAD family hydrolase — protein sequence MGDIDAVLFDFSGTLFRLEEDESWFAGMELDHPDNREVDEHVQAELVRRLTAPTGRSVSMTPEALQAWVNRDLAPHLHREAYLHVLRESGLARHHAEALYAKVIDPAYWTPYPDTATVLAGLRERGIKTAVVSNIAFDIRPAFEMLGAAADVDAFVLSFELGAVKPDPAIFTAALEQLGVAAERALMVGDSDEADGGARALGCSFALVDPLPTRERRDGLVAALWHHGIQI from the coding sequence GTGGGCGACATCGATGCTGTGCTGTTCGACTTCTCCGGCACCCTGTTCCGACTGGAGGAGGACGAGAGCTGGTTCGCGGGCATGGAGCTCGACCACCCCGACAACCGGGAGGTGGACGAACACGTGCAAGCCGAATTGGTGCGCCGGCTGACCGCCCCCACCGGCCGGTCGGTTTCGATGACCCCTGAGGCGCTGCAGGCGTGGGTCAACCGCGACCTCGCCCCGCATCTCCATCGCGAGGCGTACCTGCACGTGCTGCGCGAGTCCGGGCTGGCCCGTCACCACGCAGAAGCGTTGTACGCCAAGGTGATCGACCCGGCCTACTGGACGCCGTACCCGGACACCGCTACCGTGCTCGCCGGTCTGCGCGAGCGCGGCATCAAGACCGCCGTGGTGTCCAACATCGCGTTCGACATCCGGCCGGCATTCGAGATGCTCGGCGCGGCCGCAGACGTCGACGCGTTCGTGCTGTCCTTCGAACTCGGTGCCGTCAAACCCGATCCGGCCATCTTCACCGCGGCCCTCGAGCAGCTCGGGGTGGCCGCCGAGCGCGCACTGATGGTCGGCGACAGCGACGAGGCCGACGGCGGCGCCCGCGCGCTGGGCTGCTCCTTCGCGCTCGTCGACCCGCTGCCGACGCGGGAGCGTCGCGACGGGCTGGTCGCCGCGCTGTGGCACCACGGCATTCAGATCTGA
- a CDS encoding VOC family protein, giving the protein MEILASRVLFRPADYHRSLVFYRDGLGLAIAREYSGGTVFYAGQSLIELAGHGAPPAGGPPFPGALWLQVRDLHATQNALRESGIEIAREARREPWGLFEMHVTDPDGVSLIFVQVPEDHPLRRDVRD; this is encoded by the coding sequence ATGGAGATCCTGGCCAGCCGGGTGCTGTTCCGTCCCGCCGACTACCACCGATCGCTGGTCTTTTACCGTGACGGGCTGGGGCTCGCCATCGCCCGCGAATACTCCGGGGGCACGGTGTTCTACGCCGGGCAGTCGCTGATCGAACTCGCAGGCCACGGCGCCCCGCCCGCCGGCGGGCCGCCGTTCCCCGGCGCCCTCTGGCTGCAGGTGCGCGACCTGCACGCGACGCAGAACGCGTTGCGGGAGAGCGGAATCGAGATTGCCCGCGAGGCGCGCCGGGAGCCGTGGGGGCTGTTCGAGATGCACGTCACCGACCCCGACGGGGTGAGCTTGATCTTCGTGCAGGTGCCCGAGGACCACCCGCTGCGCCGCGACGTCCGCGACTAA
- a CDS encoding SDR family oxidoreductase — MNRKNPLRRLAEQVVLTSMRPPLIPTLLQYRPDREIIDLKGKRILLTGASSGIGEAAAEKLARRGATVVVVARRQDLLDALVTRITDAGGDARAHACDLSDLDAVDALVATVEGELGGIDILVNNAGRSIRRPLTESLERWHDVERTMALNYYGPVRLIRGLSPGMLERGDGHIINVSTWGVKTESPPLFGVYNASKAALSSISRIIETEWSDRGVHSTTLYYPLVKTPMIAPTRAYDGLPGLSAEEAAGWIITAARHRPVSIAPRIAVTAHAINSIAPAAVDTIMKRQRMQPRD; from the coding sequence GTGAATCGGAAGAACCCGCTGCGGCGGCTGGCCGAGCAGGTGGTGCTGACCAGCATGCGGCCGCCGCTGATCCCGACGCTGCTGCAGTACCGCCCCGACCGGGAGATCATCGACCTGAAGGGCAAGCGGATCCTGCTGACCGGCGCCTCGTCGGGCATCGGGGAGGCCGCGGCCGAGAAGCTCGCCCGCCGCGGCGCCACCGTGGTCGTGGTCGCCCGCCGGCAGGACCTGCTCGACGCGCTGGTCACCCGGATCACCGACGCCGGCGGAGACGCCCGCGCCCACGCCTGCGACCTGTCCGACCTCGACGCGGTCGATGCGCTGGTCGCGACGGTCGAAGGTGAGCTGGGCGGCATCGACATCCTGGTCAACAACGCCGGCCGTTCGATCCGGCGGCCGCTGACCGAATCGCTGGAGCGCTGGCACGACGTCGAGCGCACCATGGCGCTGAACTACTACGGGCCGGTGCGGCTGATCCGCGGGCTGTCGCCCGGCATGCTCGAGCGCGGCGACGGCCACATCATCAACGTCTCGACGTGGGGCGTGAAGACCGAGTCGCCGCCGCTGTTCGGCGTCTACAACGCCTCCAAGGCCGCGCTGTCGTCGATCAGCCGGATCATCGAGACCGAGTGGAGCGACCGCGGCGTGCACTCCACGACGCTGTACTACCCGCTGGTGAAGACCCCGATGATCGCGCCGACCCGCGCCTACGACGGGCTGCCCGGCCTGTCGGCGGAGGAGGCCGCGGGCTGGATCATCACCGCAGCCCGGCATCGGCCGGTGAGCATCGCTCCGCGCATCGCGGTCACCGCGCACGCGATCAACAGCATCGCCCCCGCCGCGGTCGACACGATCATGAAACGTCAGCGCATGCAGCCGCGGGACTGA
- a CDS encoding long-chain-fatty-acid--CoA ligase, with the protein MIHSVAEIVRLHGRDRPDAPALIVDDRTISFGELDALSSRAAQAFAAAGIGVGDRVAFIDRNGAEFFVAMFGLAKLGAVGVPVNWRLAPPEMAHIIGDCEAAAVIVGADFFGHVEAVESTLDTQVVAIGAHPRWPDLHDWLRTHPAVDPGVVTGPDDLVFLMYTSGTTGLPKGVMLSNANYVCKTSGVERPWRFDPNAVSLAVMPLFHMAGSGWAFAGLWHGAVTVVLRDVDPVAILDAVTTHRVTNMLVVPAVVQFLLDTPGIDAADLSSLRIVVYGASPISDDVLVRGMKRFGGVFAQVYGMTETTGSITQLGGDEHTPELMRSCGKPYPWVQIRVVGPDGPDSTDVPTGTVGEVWTRSAQNMLGYWANPDATAVTLTADGWLRTGDAGCLDADGYLYLHDRIKDMIVSGGENVYPAEVENVLMTHPEVADAAVIGVPDQRWGEAVKAVVVQAPGAHLTESDVIGYVRGRLGGFKLPKTVDFVDALPRTPSGKILKRALREPYWADADRRIG; encoded by the coding sequence GTGATCCACAGCGTCGCCGAGATCGTCCGGCTGCACGGTCGCGACCGCCCCGACGCGCCTGCCCTGATCGTCGACGACCGCACCATCAGCTTCGGCGAACTGGACGCGCTGTCCAGCCGGGCCGCGCAGGCGTTCGCCGCGGCCGGCATCGGTGTCGGCGACCGGGTGGCGTTCATCGATCGCAACGGCGCCGAGTTCTTCGTCGCGATGTTCGGCCTGGCCAAGCTCGGCGCGGTCGGCGTGCCCGTGAACTGGCGGCTGGCGCCGCCGGAGATGGCGCACATCATCGGCGACTGCGAGGCCGCCGCGGTGATCGTCGGCGCCGACTTCTTCGGCCACGTCGAGGCCGTCGAATCCACCCTGGACACCCAGGTCGTCGCGATCGGCGCCCACCCCCGCTGGCCGGACCTCCACGACTGGCTGCGGACGCATCCCGCGGTCGACCCCGGCGTCGTCACCGGACCCGACGATCTGGTGTTCCTGATGTACACCTCGGGCACGACCGGTCTGCCCAAGGGCGTCATGCTGAGCAACGCCAACTACGTCTGCAAGACCAGCGGCGTCGAACGGCCGTGGCGGTTCGATCCAAACGCGGTCAGTCTCGCGGTGATGCCGCTGTTCCACATGGCCGGCTCCGGCTGGGCGTTCGCCGGGCTGTGGCACGGGGCGGTGACCGTCGTGCTGCGTGACGTCGACCCGGTGGCGATCCTCGACGCGGTCACGACCCACCGCGTCACCAACATGCTGGTGGTGCCCGCGGTGGTGCAGTTCCTGCTCGACACACCGGGCATCGACGCGGCCGACCTGTCGAGCCTGCGGATCGTCGTCTACGGCGCGTCACCGATCAGCGACGACGTCCTGGTCCGCGGCATGAAACGGTTCGGCGGCGTCTTCGCCCAGGTGTACGGCATGACCGAGACCACCGGCTCGATCACCCAGCTCGGCGGCGACGAACACACCCCGGAGTTGATGCGCTCATGCGGCAAACCGTATCCATGGGTGCAGATCCGAGTCGTCGGACCAGACGGCCCAGACAGCACCGACGTGCCGACCGGCACCGTCGGCGAGGTCTGGACCCGCTCGGCGCAGAACATGCTGGGCTACTGGGCCAACCCCGACGCGACCGCCGTGACCCTCACCGCCGACGGGTGGCTGCGCACCGGCGACGCCGGCTGTCTCGACGCCGACGGCTACCTGTACCTGCACGACCGGATCAAGGACATGATCGTCTCCGGCGGTGAGAACGTGTACCCGGCCGAGGTGGAGAACGTCCTGATGACGCATCCCGAGGTGGCCGACGCCGCCGTCATCGGTGTCCCCGACCAGCGGTGGGGCGAGGCCGTCAAGGCCGTCGTGGTGCAGGCCCCCGGCGCGCACCTGACCGAGTCGGACGTGATCGGGTACGTGCGCGGCCGGCTCGGCGGGTTCAAGCTGCCCAAGACCGTCGACTTCGTCGACGCGCTGCCGCGCACCCCCAGCGGCAAGATCCTCAAACGCGCGCTGCGCGAACCCTATTGGGCCGACGCGGACCGCCGCATCGGCTGA
- a CDS encoding 1,4-dihydroxy-2-naphthoyl-CoA synthase: MSNPFDASLWEPVAGFDDLTDITYHRHVSQPTVRVAFDRPEVRNAFRPHTVDELYRALDHARMSSDVGVVLLTGNGPSPKDGGWAFCSGGDQRIRGRSGYQYAAGETAETVDPARAGRLHILEVQRLIRFMPKPVICLVNGWAAGGGHSLHVVCDLTLASREHARFKQTDADVGSFDGGFGSAYLARQTGQKFAREIFFLGRSYTAEQMHAMGAVNEVADHADLETVALQWASEINGKSPQAIRMLKYAFNLLDDGLVGQQLFAGEATRLAYMTDEAVEGRDAFLEKRDPDWSPFPRYF; the protein is encoded by the coding sequence GTGAGCAACCCGTTCGACGCCAGTCTGTGGGAGCCGGTCGCCGGCTTCGACGACCTGACCGACATCACCTACCACCGCCACGTCAGCCAGCCGACCGTGCGCGTCGCCTTCGACCGCCCGGAGGTGCGCAACGCGTTCCGTCCGCACACCGTCGACGAGCTCTACCGCGCGCTCGACCACGCCCGGATGAGCTCCGACGTCGGCGTGGTGCTGCTGACCGGCAACGGCCCGTCGCCCAAGGACGGCGGCTGGGCGTTCTGCTCGGGCGGCGACCAGCGCATCCGCGGCCGCTCCGGCTACCAGTACGCGGCAGGTGAGACCGCCGAGACCGTGGATCCGGCGCGCGCCGGCCGGCTGCACATCCTGGAGGTGCAGCGCCTCATCCGGTTCATGCCCAAGCCGGTGATCTGTCTGGTCAACGGCTGGGCCGCAGGCGGCGGTCACTCACTGCACGTCGTCTGCGACCTGACGCTCGCCTCCCGCGAGCACGCCCGGTTCAAGCAGACCGACGCCGACGTGGGCAGCTTCGACGGCGGCTTCGGGTCGGCGTATCTGGCCCGCCAGACCGGACAGAAGTTCGCCCGCGAGATCTTCTTCCTGGGCCGGTCCTACACCGCCGAGCAGATGCACGCGATGGGCGCGGTCAACGAGGTCGCCGACCACGCCGATCTGGAAACCGTTGCGCTGCAATGGGCCTCGGAGATAAACGGCAAGTCGCCGCAGGCCATCCGAATGCTCAAGTACGCGTTCAACCTGCTCGACGACGGGCTGGTGGGCCAGCAACTGTTCGCCGGCGAGGCGACGCGGCTGGCGTACATGACCGACGAAGCCGTCGAGGGCCGCGACGCCTTCCTCGAGAAGCGCGACCCCGACTGGTCGCCGTTCCCCCGCTACTTTTGA